Proteins co-encoded in one Arachis hypogaea cultivar Tifrunner chromosome 13, arahy.Tifrunner.gnm2.J5K5, whole genome shotgun sequence genomic window:
- the LOC112735731 gene encoding V-type proton ATPase subunit E2 yields MKDADVSKQIQQMIKFIRQEAEEKANEISVTAEEEFNIEKLQLLEAEKKKIKQEYERKSKQIDVRRKIEYSMQLNASRIKVLQAQDDTVNAMKEASRKALSRLANDKKVYRKLLRDLILQGLVRMREPSVIIRCRESDKKLIESLIEECKKDYMDKMRLQQPPKITIDERVYLPPPPKNGNGADSLEPFCNGGVVMASEDGKIVLENTLDARLDVIFRHKLPEIRKRLLG; encoded by the exons atgaagGATGCGGATGTATCAAAGCAGATCCAGCAGATGATTAAGTTCATCCGCCAAGAAGCCGAGGAAAAAGCTAACGAAATTTCGGTTACAGCCGAGGAG gaattcaatattgagaaACTACAATTACTTGAGGCTGAGAAGAAAAAGATCAAACAGGAATACGAGCGGAAAAGCAAACAAATCGATGTTCGTAGAAAGAT TGAATACTCGATGCAGTTGAATGCATCGCGTATAAAAGTGCTTCAAGCACAAGATGACACTGTGAATGCAATGAAGGAAGCTTCTAGAAAGGCTCTCTCACGTCTCGCTAATGATAAGAAAGTTTACAGGAAACTCCTCAGGGACTTGATTCTACAg GGTTTAGTGAGGATGAGGGAACCATCGGTGATAATAAGATGCAGAGAGAGTGATAAGAAGTTAATTGAGTCATTGATTGAGGAATGCAAGAAAGATTACATGGATAAAATGCGACTCCAGCAACCACCTAAGATCACCATTGATGAGCGTGTTTATCTCCCACCACCACCTAAAAACGGCAACGGCGCCGATTCTCTTGAACCTTTTTG CAATGGAGGAGTAGTAATGGCTTCGGAGGATGGGAAGATAGTGCTGGAGAACACCCTTGATGCACGCTTGGATGTTATTTTTCGCCACAAATTGCCCGag aTTCGGAAACGCTTGTTAGGTTGA